The Lonchura striata isolate bLonStr1 chromosome 5, bLonStr1.mat, whole genome shotgun sequence genome window below encodes:
- the CRELD2 gene encoding protein disulfide isomerase CRELD2 isoform X2, producing MGPGPSPRPGPAPRPPRVVLAVLLCAALLLSLPVRGAGERRRLACSTCRGIVDRFNQGLADTAKKNFGGGNTAWEEKTLSKYESSEIRLVEIIENLCDSSNFECNNMVEEHEELIEKWWFKLKKKYPDLFKWFCIETIEVCCPAGTYGPDCLACRGGSERPCHGNGHCDGDGTRGGDGSCSCKKEYTGQFCLECSTGYFSSLRNETHSVCTACHAACKTCTGSSNKDCQDCKEGWIKNGDGACVDLDECATSPCKDHQYCLNTDGSFSCKACDASCVGCMGEGPEKCKTCASGYMKEDEACTDVDECNLPEKVCMKENQDCVNTSGSYKCVCSEGFEDKDGTCVQTVKSGCIDPYGLKYIH from the exons ATGGGGCCCGGCCCCTCTCCGCGCCCGGGCCCCGCGCCGCGGCCGCCTCGCGTGGTCTTGGCCGTGCTGCTCTGTGCCGCCCTGTTGCTGTCGCTGCCTGTTCGCGGCGCCGGTGAGCGGCGGCGCTTGGCGTGCTCCACCTGCCGGGGCATCGTGGACAGGTTCAACCAG GGTTTAGCAGATACAGCTAAAAAAAACTTTGGTGGTGGAAACACTGCTTGGGAAGAGAAGACGCTGTCAAAGTATGAGTCCAG TGAAATTCGTCTTGTAGAGATCATAGAGAATCTGTGTGACAGTAGTAACTTTGAATGTAACAACATGGTAGAAGAACATGAAGAGCTTATAGAAAAATGGTGGTTCAAATT AAAGAAGAAGTATCCAGATTTGTTTAAATGGTTTTGCATTGAAACAATAGAAGtttgctgccctgctggaaCTTATGGACCTGATTGCCTtg CTTGTCGTGGTGGATCAGAAAGACCTTGCCATGGAAATGGCCACTGTGACGGTGATGGTACCCGAGGTGGAGATGGCTCATGTAGCTGTAAGAAGGAGTACACAGGACAGTTTTGCTTGGAGTGTTCTACTGGTTACTTCAGTTCCTTGAGAAATGAGACACATTCTGTTTGTACAG CCTGTCATGCTGCCTGTAAGACTTGTACTGGTTCAAGTAACAAGGACTGCCAAGATTGTAAAGAAGGCTGGATTAAAAATGGAGATGGAGCTTGTGTGG ATTTAGATGAATGTGCTACTTCTCCTTGCAAAGATCACCAGTATTGTTTGAACACAGATGGATCTTTCTCATGCAAAG cATGTGATGCCAGCTGCGTAGGTTGCATGGGAGAAGGTCCTGAAAAGTGTAAGACCTGTGCATCTGGATACATGAAGGAAGATGAGGCGTGTACAG ATGTAGATGAATGTAACCTTCCTGAAAAGGTCTGCATGAAAGAGAATCAAGACTGTGTTAATACATCAGGTAGTTACAAGTGTGTATGTTCAGAAGGGTTTGAAGATAAGGATGGAACATGTGTTCAAACTGTAAAATCAG GATGTATTGACCCATATGGACTGAAGTACATTCATTAA
- the CRELD2 gene encoding protein disulfide isomerase CRELD2 isoform X1, which yields MGPGPSPRPGPAPRPPRVVLAVLLCAALLLSLPVRGAGERRRLACSTCRGIVDRFNQGLADTAKKNFGGGNTAWEEKTLSKYESSEIRLVEIIENLCDSSNFECNNMVEEHEELIEKWWFKLKKKYPDLFKWFCIETIEVCCPAGTYGPDCLACRGGSERPCHGNGHCDGDGTRGGDGSCSCKKEYTGQFCLECSTGYFSSLRNETHSVCTACHAACKTCTGSSNKDCQDCKEGWIKNGDGACVDLDECATSPCKDHQYCLNTDGSFSCKACDASCVGCMGEGPEKCKTCASGYMKEDEACTDVDECNLPEKVCMKENQDCVNTSGSYKCVCSEGFEDKDGTCVQTVKSGEEAESETTEPSHTEHVDL from the exons ATGGGGCCCGGCCCCTCTCCGCGCCCGGGCCCCGCGCCGCGGCCGCCTCGCGTGGTCTTGGCCGTGCTGCTCTGTGCCGCCCTGTTGCTGTCGCTGCCTGTTCGCGGCGCCGGTGAGCGGCGGCGCTTGGCGTGCTCCACCTGCCGGGGCATCGTGGACAGGTTCAACCAG GGTTTAGCAGATACAGCTAAAAAAAACTTTGGTGGTGGAAACACTGCTTGGGAAGAGAAGACGCTGTCAAAGTATGAGTCCAG TGAAATTCGTCTTGTAGAGATCATAGAGAATCTGTGTGACAGTAGTAACTTTGAATGTAACAACATGGTAGAAGAACATGAAGAGCTTATAGAAAAATGGTGGTTCAAATT AAAGAAGAAGTATCCAGATTTGTTTAAATGGTTTTGCATTGAAACAATAGAAGtttgctgccctgctggaaCTTATGGACCTGATTGCCTtg CTTGTCGTGGTGGATCAGAAAGACCTTGCCATGGAAATGGCCACTGTGACGGTGATGGTACCCGAGGTGGAGATGGCTCATGTAGCTGTAAGAAGGAGTACACAGGACAGTTTTGCTTGGAGTGTTCTACTGGTTACTTCAGTTCCTTGAGAAATGAGACACATTCTGTTTGTACAG CCTGTCATGCTGCCTGTAAGACTTGTACTGGTTCAAGTAACAAGGACTGCCAAGATTGTAAAGAAGGCTGGATTAAAAATGGAGATGGAGCTTGTGTGG ATTTAGATGAATGTGCTACTTCTCCTTGCAAAGATCACCAGTATTGTTTGAACACAGATGGATCTTTCTCATGCAAAG cATGTGATGCCAGCTGCGTAGGTTGCATGGGAGAAGGTCCTGAAAAGTGTAAGACCTGTGCATCTGGATACATGAAGGAAGATGAGGCGTGTACAG ATGTAGATGAATGTAACCTTCCTGAAAAGGTCTGCATGAAAGAGAATCAAGACTGTGTTAATACATCAGGTAGTTACAAGTGTGTATGTTCAGAAGGGTTTGAAGATAAGGATGGAACATGTGTTCAAACTGTAAAATCAG GAGAGGAAGCAGAGAGTGAAACAACTGAGCCTTCACATACTGAACATGTTGACTTATGA